The following proteins are co-located in the Pyrobaculum calidifontis JCM 11548 genome:
- a CDS encoding ABC transporter permease: MIKWSAAVGYIYLGLFLLFPLLFIFWQVVEGVAEVYKLVADPFYVNLSPDAFASAVYIREGNPPTLVVRGPDLGVIFNSLWVALTVAAVDTALGFLLAYALAKYVFPGRTALGLLATVPLIVMPFATAYAVRKFLDPRWGTLNWLLNDVLGIPLKVEISGLAAVALVQSLMYLPIAYLNIYAALTRVDPTLEEVANNLGADERRAVRDVVLPLATPGLAAAFVLVFIFAIDDVAAPIIFQDDPAARKLLSYQVYSRFLDQLRGQISPTAAFLALVLLTIAVTSFLAVRKYVGLRQYAMLIRQLRPRIYKPGPLGKVLIYAVAFPLALVASAPLLGAISLVFAERWTTSPLPESPSLSTAAERLAAVFQNELFVRGIWNTVIYGVSATLIMVAIGVAVAIAAARLRGPAADALDALATVPIAVPGLVVAYAYFLTSLAAVSWLRPISPALADLLDPLRHPEFYLVVGYSVRKLPFVVRSIYAGMQQIHPSMEEVALNLGDSYWGVVRKILLPLLVTNVISGALIGFVYVTSEVSLSITLGVLKGVGRDTAMPITAFMRERFESGLYGVQDAATLGLLLVLIQVTAITLTTRVLKTRYGFVL; encoded by the coding sequence ATGATAAAGTGGTCCGCGGCAGTTGGCTACATCTACCTCGGCCTCTTTCTACTATTCCCCCTCCTCTTTATATTTTGGCAAGTGGTAGAGGGCGTAGCCGAGGTCTACAAGCTCGTGGCAGACCCGTTCTACGTAAACCTATCTCCAGACGCCTTCGCCAGCGCCGTGTATATCAGAGAGGGCAACCCGCCGACCCTCGTGGTGAGGGGGCCCGACCTCGGCGTCATATTCAACAGCCTGTGGGTCGCCCTCACAGTCGCCGCCGTGGACACTGCCTTGGGATTCCTCCTGGCCTACGCGTTGGCCAAGTACGTGTTCCCCGGCAGAACTGCCCTCGGGCTGTTGGCCACGGTGCCGCTCATAGTGATGCCCTTCGCCACCGCCTACGCCGTTAGGAAGTTCCTAGACCCGCGGTGGGGGACCTTGAACTGGCTCCTCAACGACGTCTTGGGCATCCCACTCAAGGTGGAGATCTCGGGCCTAGCCGCGGTGGCCCTCGTCCAATCCCTCATGTATCTCCCAATAGCCTATCTCAACATCTACGCCGCGTTGACTAGGGTCGACCCCACGCTGGAGGAGGTGGCCAACAACCTCGGCGCAGACGAGCGGCGCGCTGTGCGAGACGTGGTGCTCCCCCTGGCCACCCCCGGACTCGCCGCGGCCTTCGTCCTAGTGTTCATCTTCGCCATAGACGACGTGGCGGCGCCCATAATCTTCCAAGACGACCCAGCGGCGAGGAAGCTCCTCTCCTACCAAGTGTACTCCCGCTTCCTCGACCAGCTGAGGGGGCAGATAAGCCCAACGGCGGCATTCCTAGCCCTAGTACTCCTCACAATTGCCGTCACCTCCTTCCTCGCCGTGCGGAAGTACGTGGGGCTGAGGCAGTACGCCATGTTGATACGCCAGCTAAGGCCGAGGATATACAAGCCGGGCCCGCTGGGGAAAGTTCTAATATACGCAGTGGCCTTCCCCCTGGCGCTTGTGGCGTCGGCCCCCCTCCTCGGCGCCATTTCGCTAGTGTTCGCGGAGAGGTGGACCACGTCGCCGCTGCCCGAGTCGCCCAGCCTCTCCACCGCCGCCGAGAGGCTCGCCGCAGTTTTTCAAAACGAGCTGTTTGTAAGAGGGATTTGGAACACTGTGATATACGGCGTCTCCGCCACTCTGATAATGGTGGCGATAGGCGTGGCCGTGGCCATCGCCGCGGCTAGGCTGAGGGGGCCCGCCGCAGATGCGCTAGACGCCTTGGCCACAGTGCCCATAGCTGTGCCAGGCCTCGTGGTGGCCTACGCCTACTTCCTCACCTCCCTAGCCGCCGTCAGCTGGCTTAGGCCAATAAGCCCGGCGCTGGCGGACCTCCTAGACCCGTTGAGGCACCCAGAGTTCTACCTAGTCGTGGGCTACTCCGTGAGGAAGCTCCCCTTCGTGGTGAGGAGCATATACGCGGGGATGCAGCAGATACACCCCTCCATGGAGGAGGTGGCCTTAAACCTGGGGGACAGCTACTGGGGCGTGGTTAGGAAGATCCTACTGCCCCTACTGGTGACAAACGTGATAAGCGGCGCCTTGATAGGCTTTGTGTATGTCACAAGCGAGGTCTCCCTGAGCATAACCCTTGGAGTGCTCAAAGGCGTGGGAAGAGACACGGCCATGCCCATAACCGCCTTCATGCGCGAGCGTTTTGAAAGCGGGCTATACGGCGTACAAGACGCGGCTACCCTAGGCCTCCTCCTCGTCTTAATCCAAGTCACAGCTATCACATTAACCACGAGAGTGCTCAAGACGAGATACGGCTTCGTCCTTTAG
- a CDS encoding thioredoxin domain-containing protein, which yields MRLVNLAIVVVVVLMVAVAVLLVAPLISQSPPQPPQVVNPGGLPIPPWAMRFGNGSAPVVLVEFFDLLCPYCAYAHVELGPLIKEKVQEGKLYYILVDFPVHGDAAWALHQPLHCAYNELGPSATLDLVNKLYYVWYLAAIKRAISESDALANMSKTLQPYACRFNVTLAQAMGVSDAFGKVGIKIRGTPTFIIYKNGTLTVVEGAYVDKIRQLLSG from the coding sequence ATGAGGCTTGTTAATTTGGCAATCGTCGTTGTTGTGGTGTTAATGGTGGCGGTGGCAGTTCTCCTAGTGGCCCCCCTCATCTCCCAGTCTCCTCCTCAGCCGCCGCAGGTAGTAAATCCAGGCGGGCTTCCAATTCCGCCTTGGGCCATGCGGTTTGGCAACGGGAGCGCGCCAGTGGTCTTGGTGGAGTTCTTTGACCTCCTCTGCCCCTACTGTGCCTATGCCCATGTGGAACTGGGCCCGTTGATTAAGGAGAAGGTGCAGGAGGGCAAGCTCTACTACATCCTCGTCGACTTCCCAGTCCACGGAGATGCGGCATGGGCTCTGCACCAGCCCCTCCACTGCGCATATAATGAGCTGGGCCCCTCCGCCACACTCGACCTTGTAAACAAGCTGTACTACGTATGGTACCTAGCCGCAATTAAGAGGGCGATCTCAGAGAGCGACGCCTTGGCCAATATGTCAAAGACTTTGCAGCCATATGCATGCCGCTTCAATGTCACACTTGCACAAGCCATGGGCGTCTCAGACGCCTTTGGAAAAGTGGGCATAAAGATTAGGGGGACGCCCACCTTCATCATCTACAAAAACGGCACTCTCACGGTGGTGGAGGGGGCCTACGTGGACAAGATCAGACAGCTTTTGAGCGGCTAG
- a CDS encoding ABC transporter ATP-binding protein gives MRVEIVVKDVVKYYGDYPALRGVTLEVPRGVWQCLVGPSGSGKSTLLHIIGGVDKPTKGTVEVAGVRLNDLNDDQLAEFRNKNIGFVFQMFYLIPRMSILENVELPLILRGVPKARRREAALEALRLVGLGHIDPRRRPTQLSGGEQQRVAIARAIVTRPRILLADEPTGNLDSATTKVIMDIFTQLKKELGITIVMVTHNLELLSYCDRYARMRDGRIVEQG, from the coding sequence ATGCGCGTGGAGATCGTAGTCAAAGACGTGGTTAAGTACTACGGCGACTACCCCGCGCTCAGGGGGGTTACCCTCGAAGTTCCGCGCGGTGTGTGGCAGTGCCTCGTGGGGCCCTCTGGCAGCGGGAAGTCCACGCTCCTCCACATCATTGGAGGTGTGGACAAGCCCACCAAGGGGACTGTGGAAGTTGCGGGGGTGAGACTCAACGACCTCAACGACGACCAGCTGGCCGAGTTCCGGAACAAGAACATCGGCTTCGTCTTCCAAATGTTCTACCTAATCCCCAGGATGTCCATCCTCGAAAACGTGGAGCTCCCCCTAATCCTCCGCGGCGTCCCCAAGGCAAGGCGGAGGGAGGCGGCGCTTGAGGCGCTTAGGCTAGTCGGCCTCGGCCACATAGACCCAAGGCGCAGGCCCACCCAGCTCTCCGGCGGCGAGCAGCAGCGCGTGGCAATAGCCAGGGCCATTGTGACGCGGCCCCGCATACTGCTCGCCGACGAGCCCACGGGCAACTTAGACTCGGCCACCACCAAGGTCATAATGGACATCTTCACACAGCTGAAGAAGGAGCTGGGCATCACCATCGTCATGGTGACCCACAATCTAGAACTCTTGTCCTACTGCGACAGATACGCGAGAATGAGAGACGGGCGTATCGTGGAGCAGGGCTAG
- a CDS encoding NUDIX hydrolase — MCLEKRWPAGGPEWAAVGVLLRDGKTLLIKRVQRAGDPWSGQVAFPGGRWKPGEDLLGTAVREVQEEVGVTPRGLVGVLEPHSPRNAPWLKVVPFIFTEWEGEVAPNPREVAEARWVSKAELSEEEWISGYAFVHRDWVIWGLTYRILKRLIDCGIL; from the coding sequence ATGTGCCTAGAGAAGAGGTGGCCAGCCGGGGGGCCCGAGTGGGCCGCGGTGGGTGTCCTGCTGAGAGATGGAAAGACGCTCTTGATTAAGCGCGTGCAGAGGGCGGGCGACCCCTGGTCTGGGCAAGTGGCCTTTCCTGGCGGGAGGTGGAAGCCAGGCGAAGACCTCCTCGGAACCGCCGTGCGCGAGGTCCAGGAGGAGGTGGGGGTCACGCCGAGGGGGCTAGTGGGCGTGTTAGAGCCGCACAGCCCCCGCAACGCGCCTTGGCTGAAGGTCGTGCCGTTTATCTTCACGGAGTGGGAGGGAGAGGTGGCGCCCAACCCCCGCGAGGTGGCGGAGGCGAGGTGGGTGTCTAAGGCTGAGCTCTCTGAGGAGGAGTGGATCTCGGGATACGCCTTTGTCCACAGAGACTGGGTTATCTGGGGCCTCACCTACCGAATATTGAAGAGACTCATCGACTGCGGCATCCTCTAG
- a CDS encoding bifunctional hydroxymethylpyrimidine kinase/phosphomethylpyrimidine kinase — protein sequence MWRVAITIAGLDSGGGAGVHADVKTFAALGVHGATALTCVTAQNTYEVRRAECLDPGLVREQIMAVWDDMGIDAGKTGMLGTRGIIEEVAATVSKLGFPLVVDPVMVAKSGAPLIAEDAMEALAKRLLPVAKVVTPNRYEAERLTGMRISSVEDAKRAAEYIHRELGAEVVVVKGGHLDAPEAVDVVYVGGTFHELRAPRLNSRATHGTGCSFSAAIAAGLAKGLAPLEAIKTAKELITTAIKYGVARGKGHWAVNSTAWVEIPAERWRAYEAMSAALRALEERGAEVARYIPEVQSNLGYAIDPRYASGRGDVAAVPGRIVNYMGKARPSGPPTFGASDHVARKILAAMGKDPRIRSAMNIRLDWGLVEKAKALGMAVAVVDRRNEPEEVKAREGGSMQWVVEEAFRQTGGRAPDLIVDVGDWGKEPMITILGRDPLDVLEKLFKLIT from the coding sequence ATGTGGAGGGTGGCCATAACCATAGCTGGCCTGGACTCGGGGGGTGGGGCTGGCGTCCACGCCGATGTTAAAACCTTCGCCGCGTTGGGTGTCCACGGGGCCACTGCGCTGACCTGCGTCACTGCACAGAACACCTACGAGGTTAGGAGGGCTGAGTGCCTCGACCCCGGCCTCGTCCGGGAGCAGATCATGGCGGTGTGGGACGACATGGGGATAGACGCTGGAAAGACTGGGATGCTGGGGACTAGGGGGATTATAGAGGAGGTGGCGGCCACGGTCTCCAAGCTGGGGTTCCCCCTGGTGGTAGACCCGGTGATGGTGGCAAAGTCTGGGGCTCCCCTCATTGCCGAAGACGCCATGGAGGCGCTTGCCAAGAGGCTCCTCCCCGTGGCAAAGGTGGTGACGCCCAATAGGTATGAGGCAGAGAGGCTGACGGGTATGCGGATATCCTCCGTAGAGGACGCCAAGAGGGCGGCTGAGTATATACACAGGGAGCTGGGCGCCGAGGTCGTCGTAGTAAAAGGCGGCCACTTGGACGCGCCGGAGGCAGTGGACGTGGTGTACGTGGGGGGCACGTTCCACGAGCTGAGGGCACCTAGGCTAAACTCCAGGGCGACGCACGGCACTGGCTGCTCCTTCTCAGCGGCCATAGCCGCGGGGCTGGCAAAGGGGCTCGCCCCGCTGGAGGCCATTAAGACGGCCAAGGAGCTAATTACCACAGCCATTAAGTACGGTGTGGCCAGGGGAAAGGGACACTGGGCCGTCAACTCCACAGCGTGGGTGGAGATACCGGCGGAGAGGTGGAGGGCCTACGAGGCCATGTCTGCGGCGCTTAGGGCGCTTGAGGAGAGGGGGGCCGAGGTGGCTAGGTACATACCAGAGGTGCAGAGCAACTTAGGCTACGCCATAGACCCCAGGTACGCCTCTGGGCGCGGAGACGTGGCGGCTGTGCCGGGGAGGATTGTGAACTACATGGGCAAGGCGAGACCCTCGGGGCCTCCCACCTTCGGCGCCAGCGACCACGTGGCTAGGAAGATACTGGCCGCCATGGGGAAAGACCCGCGGATTCGCAGCGCCATGAACATCCGCCTAGACTGGGGCCTTGTGGAGAAGGCAAAGGCCTTGGGCATGGCGGTGGCCGTGGTAGATAGGCGCAACGAGCCGGAGGAGGTGAAGGCTAGGGAGGGGGGCTCCATGCAGTGGGTTGTGGAGGAGGCGTTTAGGCAGACCGGCGGGAGGGCGCCCGACTTAATCGTCGACGTGGGAGACTGGGGCAAAGAGCCGATGATCACCATCTTGGGGAGAGACCCCCTAGACGTTTTAGAAAAACTATTCAAGTTAATCACGTGA
- the eif2g gene encoding translation initiation factor IF-2 subunit gamma has translation MTFVYPDAIVSTAGHVDHGKTQTTYALSGVWVMRHSEEIKKAMTIKLGYAQVGIYDCGDEYYYSDGLLQDGKCPNGNEPKLVRMISLLDVPGHEVLVATMVSDAAVVDGAVMVVDASQPVPQPQTAEHFAVLDVIGVRHMVVAQNKIDLVTREKAIENYQQIREFLRGTWAEKAKVVPISALHKVNIDVLATYLAKEIPRREAETGKPARFSVLRSFNVNPPGTPPEKLRGGVLGGTLLQGVLRVGDEIEIRPGLKLEKGYQPIRTKVLSIEYSGHKVEEARPGGLVGIMTGLDPALTKADALAGAVAGKPGTLPPVWTAVEIETRPMPRMGGEKPEPIKQGETVLVAVGPATVFGVVQSVKKDVATVALKKAVCAEQGAKAVLIRQVKTRWIVTHYGVLRGGTVALE, from the coding sequence ATGACCTTCGTCTACCCCGACGCCATTGTCTCCACCGCCGGCCACGTGGACCACGGCAAGACGCAGACCACCTACGCCCTCTCCGGAGTCTGGGTCATGAGGCACAGCGAGGAGATCAAGAAGGCCATGACGATAAAGCTCGGATACGCCCAGGTGGGCATATACGACTGCGGCGATGAGTACTACTACAGCGATGGCTTGCTCCAAGACGGCAAGTGTCCCAACGGCAACGAGCCGAAGCTTGTCAGAATGATATCCCTCCTCGACGTGCCGGGGCACGAGGTCCTAGTGGCCACCATGGTCTCCGACGCAGCGGTGGTGGACGGCGCCGTGATGGTGGTGGATGCCTCCCAGCCCGTGCCCCAGCCCCAGACGGCCGAGCACTTCGCGGTGCTAGACGTAATCGGCGTGCGGCACATGGTAGTGGCGCAGAACAAGATTGACCTCGTCACGAGGGAGAAGGCCATTGAAAACTATCAGCAGATAAGGGAGTTCCTCAGAGGGACGTGGGCCGAGAAGGCCAAGGTGGTGCCCATCTCGGCCCTCCACAAGGTGAACATCGACGTCCTCGCCACATACCTCGCCAAGGAGATACCGAGGAGGGAGGCTGAGACGGGGAAGCCCGCCAGGTTCTCGGTCCTCAGAAGCTTCAACGTCAACCCCCCGGGCACCCCGCCTGAGAAGCTCAGAGGAGGCGTGCTAGGCGGCACTCTGCTACAGGGGGTCCTCCGCGTCGGCGACGAGATTGAGATTAGGCCAGGCCTCAAGCTGGAGAAGGGCTACCAGCCCATTCGCACAAAGGTCCTCAGCATTGAGTACAGCGGGCACAAGGTAGAGGAGGCGAGGCCGGGAGGCCTCGTGGGGATAATGACGGGCCTAGACCCGGCCTTGACCAAGGCCGACGCGTTGGCAGGCGCCGTGGCTGGGAAGCCGGGCACTCTGCCCCCCGTGTGGACCGCCGTGGAGATTGAGACAAGGCCCATGCCCCGCATGGGCGGCGAGAAGCCCGAGCCGATTAAGCAAGGCGAGACTGTGCTCGTGGCCGTCGGCCCCGCCACGGTCTTCGGCGTGGTGCAGTCGGTGAAAAAAGACGTGGCCACGGTGGCCCTTAAGAAGGCTGTATGCGCAGAGCAGGGAGCCAAGGCTGTGCTCATTCGACAGGTAAAGACTAGGTGGATTGTTACTCACTACGGCGTGCTCAGAGGCGGCACGGTGGCCCTAGAGTAG
- a CDS encoding metallophosphoesterase, with protein sequence MKRRTLLASLAAAPLAYLAVGAGAVGIKATELDWGLGRRVLFLTDLHIHGEWHAPALGEYDLVLIGGDTYDEWTRDLQAVVEALGQIRGPKIAVLGNHEHWASRRIPLSVGIRALEDAGVHVLRDDWVQVGSLRIFGLDWREDPRSYPAVKDADVVLVHSPDAFHSAVGGLYLAGHTHCGHWCLPWGGAVFTNSAFGYTCGLYKRGAAAMYVSAGLGGMWPRVFCPREVVFVY encoded by the coding sequence GTGAAGAGGAGGACTCTCTTGGCATCCCTCGCCGCGGCTCCCCTGGCCTACCTCGCAGTTGGGGCAGGCGCAGTTGGCATAAAGGCCACTGAGCTAGACTGGGGCCTTGGGAGGAGGGTACTCTTCCTCACCGACCTCCACATACACGGGGAGTGGCATGCGCCGGCGCTGGGGGAGTACGACCTAGTCCTCATCGGCGGCGACACCTACGACGAGTGGACTCGCGACCTCCAGGCCGTGGTAGAGGCCTTGGGGCAGATAAGGGGGCCGAAAATCGCCGTGTTGGGCAACCACGAGCACTGGGCCTCCAGGCGGATCCCCCTCAGCGTTGGGATCAGGGCCTTGGAGGATGCGGGCGTCCACGTGTTGAGGGACGACTGGGTGCAGGTGGGGTCTCTCCGCATATTTGGCCTGGACTGGAGGGAGGACCCCAGGTCCTACCCCGCGGTGAAGGACGCAGACGTCGTCCTCGTGCACTCCCCCGACGCCTTCCACAGCGCCGTGGGCGGGCTCTACCTAGCGGGGCACACCCACTGCGGCCATTGGTGCCTCCCCTGGGGCGGCGCCGTGTTCACCAACAGCGCCTTTGGCTACACCTGCGGGCTGTACAAGAGGGGGGCCGCCGCCATGTACGTCTCGGCCGGGCTAGGGGGGATGTGGCCCCGCGTCTTTTGCCCAAGGGAGGTGGTGTTTGTGTACTAG
- a CDS encoding ABC transporter ATP-binding protein, giving the protein MAVVRLEKLRKVFDRVVALDDVDLQVGDGEIVAVLGPSGCGKTTLLRLVAGLDEPTSGRIYFDDRDVTDLPPQKRGTALVPQTWALWPHMTVFENVAYGLRLRKLRPEEVAKRVKSVLELVGLSGLEKRKPFQLSGGQQQRVALARALVVQPEVLLLDEPLANLDAKLRVELREEVRKIAKKLSITTIYVTHDQEEAMAVADRVAVMNAGRILQVGKPEEVYHSPAHFFVATFIGRSNVLRGRVVERRGEAAVVDVGFPLAAVAVDKAAPGEEVHVVFRPEDVYMGGGGVKCQVEDVAFLGRYYQVTLVCAGRRIKAEGPKPPALPGEEVAVEIARAWAFKP; this is encoded by the coding sequence GTGGCCGTCGTCCGGCTGGAGAAGTTGCGCAAAGTTTTTGACAGAGTGGTGGCCCTGGACGACGTAGACCTCCAAGTGGGCGACGGCGAGATAGTGGCAGTCCTAGGCCCCTCCGGCTGCGGCAAGACGACGCTTCTCCGCCTGGTGGCCGGCCTCGACGAGCCCACCTCCGGCAGAATATACTTCGACGACAGAGACGTCACAGACCTCCCGCCGCAGAAGAGGGGGACCGCCCTGGTGCCTCAGACGTGGGCGCTGTGGCCCCACATGACAGTCTTTGAAAACGTGGCCTATGGGCTAAGGCTGAGGAAGCTGAGGCCAGAGGAGGTGGCGAAGAGGGTGAAGTCTGTGCTAGAGCTGGTGGGCCTCAGCGGGCTTGAGAAGAGGAAGCCCTTCCAGCTCTCCGGGGGGCAGCAGCAGAGGGTGGCGCTGGCGAGGGCCCTGGTGGTGCAGCCAGAGGTGCTCCTACTGGACGAGCCGCTGGCAAACCTCGACGCAAAGCTAAGGGTTGAGCTGAGGGAGGAGGTTAGGAAGATAGCCAAAAAGCTGTCTATAACCACGATATACGTCACACACGACCAAGAGGAGGCCATGGCGGTGGCCGACCGCGTCGCGGTGATGAACGCCGGCAGAATACTACAGGTGGGGAAGCCTGAGGAGGTTTACCACAGCCCTGCCCACTTCTTCGTCGCCACTTTTATAGGCCGCTCCAACGTCTTGAGAGGCCGCGTGGTCGAGAGGCGGGGAGAGGCCGCGGTAGTGGACGTGGGCTTCCCCCTGGCAGCCGTCGCAGTGGACAAGGCGGCCCCAGGCGAGGAGGTCCACGTAGTGTTTAGGCCCGAGGACGTGTACATGGGCGGCGGCGGGGTTAAGTGCCAGGTAGAAGACGTGGCGTTCCTAGGGCGCTACTACCAGGTCACGTTGGTATGCGCCGGGCGTAGGATAAAGGCAGAGGGGCCTAAGCCGCCGGCCCTCCCAGGGGAGGAGGTGGCAGTGGAGATAGCCAGGGCCTGGGCGTTTAAGCCATGA
- a CDS encoding aminotransferase class V-fold PLP-dependent enzyme translates to MDEFPLLLHVGYFATAGVGIPPVSAARAVAEYVQLAVEDPEEAVAAAGKAAEVARTAFAELIGASPGEVAVAGPGTLAALERALTAVGCSAGRNVVTDDLEYPGLLNLVATFASRCGYELRVVRHREGQLSLDEFKRAVDGETAAVVVSSVQWINGVRLDVDALSELVERTGAFLIVDGIQEAGVRQPALKRVDFYAAGTQKWLIAPFGAALTYVGPRMAERQSLLSVNNAEMDVSPEAYFADGEKTPERLGLSKPRGAKSFELPGMGPAAGVVGAAAALSYLAKVGDVEARVRRLRDAVWRALEEGGLKVLTPEEADWSGIVLATTGARRGDEELYCRLREEGFRLHLRGMSGVAGLRFSAHFYVDETWVDRLAAVLRQR, encoded by the coding sequence ATGGATGAGTTTCCCCTACTGCTGCATGTTGGATACTTCGCCACAGCGGGCGTAGGGATTCCCCCGGTGTCCGCGGCTAGGGCTGTCGCTGAGTACGTTCAACTTGCTGTGGAGGACCCTGAGGAGGCCGTGGCCGCGGCTGGAAAAGCGGCCGAAGTCGCCCGCACGGCTTTTGCCGAGCTGATTGGCGCATCCCCCGGCGAGGTGGCCGTGGCTGGGCCAGGCACACTCGCCGCATTGGAGAGGGCCCTCACGGCGGTGGGGTGCAGCGCTGGGAGAAACGTTGTGACTGACGACCTCGAGTACCCAGGCCTCTTGAACCTCGTCGCCACCTTCGCCAGCCGCTGCGGCTACGAGCTGAGAGTCGTGCGCCACAGAGAGGGCCAGCTCTCCCTCGACGAGTTTAAGAGGGCCGTGGACGGCGAGACGGCGGCCGTTGTGGTAAGCTCTGTCCAGTGGATTAACGGCGTCCGCCTCGACGTAGACGCCCTGAGCGAGCTTGTGGAGAGGACCGGCGCCTTTCTCATCGTGGACGGGATACAGGAAGCCGGCGTCAGGCAGCCGGCGCTTAAGAGGGTGGACTTCTACGCCGCCGGCACCCAGAAGTGGCTCATTGCTCCATTCGGCGCCGCCCTGACCTACGTGGGCCCCCGCATGGCGGAGAGGCAGTCCCTGCTGAGCGTAAACAACGCCGAGATGGACGTCTCGCCAGAGGCCTACTTCGCCGACGGGGAGAAGACCCCAGAGAGGCTGGGCCTCTCCAAGCCCAGGGGGGCTAAGAGCTTCGAGTTGCCGGGGATGGGGCCGGCGGCGGGGGTTGTGGGCGCCGCGGCGGCGCTCAGCTACTTGGCTAAGGTGGGAGACGTGGAGGCTAGGGTGAGGCGGCTGAGAGACGCTGTGTGGAGGGCCTTGGAGGAGGGCGGCCTAAAGGTGTTGACCCCAGAGGAGGCCGACTGGAGCGGCATCGTTCTCGCCACCACCGGGGCGCGGAGGGGAGACGAGGAGCTCTACTGCAGATTGAGGGAGGAGGGGTTTAGGCTCCACCTAAGGGGCATGTCAGGCGTGGCCGGGCTCAGGTTCTCGGCCCACTTCTACGTGGACGAGACGTGGGTCGACAGACTGGCCGCCGTCTTGAGGCAGCGCTAG
- a CDS encoding ABC transporter substrate-binding protein, whose translation MRLGLIAGLIAVVVLALVVAYFATQTPPTTATTTPATTAPPTPSPTTTTPPTTTQTPTQTTTTPPKTTTTPPQTTTTPQPSACTTLVVLTRHPTDILDAARTLFLKSDVAKRYGVKDVVFRPVAAGQWRAIIQAGQADVAWGGGPTLFDSLYSDGLLLPLEGPEVKAAMAQIPKTIAGMPMMRVGSDGKVYWVAWAVSSFGITINKKVLGSYGLSEPKSWADLASFEYGRAAARGVPVTGLASLTQSTSNTRIAEIILQAYGWEEGWRIIVLTAANGKIYGGSEAVRDGVIAGEIGAGWTIDFYGYTAQLQNPDTKYVIPPDTSVNGDPIAVVKGTKCREAAEAFVAWVITGGQVIVFDPKINRMPVNPNAFNTPEGQRRPDLKQVYDYLLTLKTINFNDTLAISVENVVMYYFDAAVKDNQDVLQQAWWKLVNAYYSGKIDKATAEALARELTSPVTFTDPDTGQTVKLTLDYAMKINDKLGNPTYRDKIYSAWRDAARKQYQAVMQKIP comes from the coding sequence ATGCGATTGGGCCTAATAGCGGGACTAATCGCCGTTGTAGTTCTTGCACTGGTGGTCGCCTACTTTGCTACACAGACTCCGCCAACCACTGCCACGACTACTCCAGCTACCACAGCCCCGCCGACCCCCAGCCCCACGACTACAACGCCGCCGACTACTACGCAGACGCCTACTCAGACTACTACAACTCCGCCGAAGACCACCACGACGCCGCCACAGACAACAACCACTCCGCAGCCCTCTGCGTGTACAACTCTGGTGGTGTTAACTAGGCACCCCACCGATATCCTAGACGCGGCGCGTACTCTTTTCCTAAAGAGCGACGTGGCGAAGAGGTATGGGGTAAAGGACGTGGTTTTTAGGCCTGTGGCTGCTGGCCAGTGGAGGGCGATTATCCAGGCGGGGCAGGCGGACGTGGCTTGGGGCGGGGGCCCCACCCTCTTCGACTCTCTTTACTCAGACGGCTTGTTGTTGCCCCTTGAGGGGCCGGAGGTCAAGGCCGCCATGGCGCAGATACCGAAGACAATAGCGGGGATGCCTATGATGAGGGTTGGGAGCGATGGGAAGGTGTACTGGGTGGCGTGGGCCGTGTCCAGCTTCGGCATTACGATAAACAAGAAGGTCTTGGGCAGCTACGGCCTCTCGGAGCCTAAGTCGTGGGCAGACCTCGCCTCTTTTGAGTATGGAAGAGCGGCGGCGCGTGGGGTCCCAGTGACTGGGCTGGCCAGCTTGACGCAGTCGACCAGCAATACTAGGATTGCTGAGATAATTCTCCAGGCATATGGCTGGGAGGAGGGCTGGCGTATAATCGTCTTGACGGCTGCCAACGGCAAGATTTACGGCGGTAGCGAGGCTGTAAGAGATGGAGTAATCGCAGGCGAAATAGGCGCCGGCTGGACAATTGACTTCTATGGCTACACTGCCCAGCTTCAGAACCCAGACACCAAGTACGTCATCCCGCCGGACACCTCAGTCAACGGAGACCCCATAGCCGTGGTGAAGGGCACCAAGTGTAGAGAGGCCGCCGAGGCCTTCGTGGCCTGGGTGATAACAGGTGGGCAAGTCATTGTCTTTGACCCAAAGATCAACAGAATGCCGGTGAACCCCAACGCCTTCAACACGCCTGAGGGCCAGAGGAGGCCCGACCTAAAGCAGGTATACGACTACCTGCTGACGCTCAAGACCATAAACTTCAACGACACCCTAGCCATCTCCGTGGAGAACGTAGTCATGTACTACTTCGACGCGGCGGTAAAGGACAACCAAGACGTGTTACAACAGGCCTGGTGGAAGCTCGTCAACGCCTACTACAGCGGGAAGATAGACAAGGCAACAGCCGAGGCCCTCGCCAGAGAGCTGACAAGCCCCGTCACTTTCACAGACCCCGACACAGGCCAGACGGTGAAGCTCACCCTCGACTACGCCATGAAGATAAACGACAAGTTGGGCAACCCCACCTACCGCGACAAGATCTACTCGGCGTGGAGAGACGCCGCGAGGAAACAGTACCAAGCAGTAATGCAGAAAATACCCTAG